TAGCCATCCATTACAGGCATTCGCATATCCATCCAGATGAGGTGTGGTTCCCATGTATCCCAAATGGCGATCGCTTCTTGTCCATTACTTGCTTCTTTAACCTCAAAACCCATTGGACGGAGCAACTTAGTGAGCAATTGACAATTAACAGGTTTATCATCCACTACTAAAATTTTGTAAGTAGGTTGGTTAGGAGCAAGCGCCAATGCACGTCTTTTACCGACCTGCTCATTGGCTAATTCTTGACCTAGTTTTGCCTGAATTTCAAATTGGAAAGTAGTACCTTTTCCCACTTTACTAGTTACGCTAATATCTCCACCCATGAGCTGCACAAATTTACGACTAATTGCTAAACCTAAACCTGTACCTTCCTGTTTTTCTCGCCCTGCTTGAGCCTGAGCAAAAGAAACAAATAGCTCTGATAATTCTGTTGTCGCAATCCCAACACCTGTATCACGGACACTAAATCTTAGGATACAATCACTATCCGCTGATTTAACATTAGTTATATGAATAAAAATTCCACCTACCTTGGTAAATTTGATCGCATTTCCGATTAAATTAATTAATACCTGACGCAATTTAATAGCATCTGTATAAATATAACGTGGAACATCATGATCTCGCTCAAACACAAAATTTAAACCAGCATTAGTTGCTCGTAGCTGGAGCATATCTTCGATATCATCTAATAAGAGATATAAATCGAAATTTTGAGGATTAAGAGTCGATTTTCCTGCCTCAATTTTTGACAAATCCAAAATATTATTAATTAATGTCAATAAATAATCGCCACTACGATAAATAATACTGGCATTTTCATAGTGTTCTTTGGGCAATTCCTTAGTCCTTAACATTAACTGTGAAAAACCAATTACTGCATTTAGGGGAGAGCGCAGTTCATGGCTCATATTGGCAATAAAAGCGCTTTTAGCTTGATTTGCTGCTTCAGCTTTAGCCGCAAGTTGTCTGGATTTTGCTTCACTTTGTTGAAGTTCTTGAGTGCGTTCTATTACTCTTTGTTCTAGATCAATGTTGGCTCTTTGTAAACGTAGATTGGCTTGATCATTTTCCGCCACAATGGCAAGCACAGACATAGTGGTAATTGCCATCACCCCCATGAATATTTGCAGTAATAAAACTGAGTTGCCATTGACTTGCGGCTTATAAAAAACCCCAATAGAATTTGCTGTGGCGATTGTGGCTGTCATGGAGACAATCATCACTATCGTGGTAGTGAATTTAGAGCCAAAGCGAAAGGCTGACCAAAGCAATGGAGGCAAAAGTAGATATTCGATTGGTTGGCTATTGTAAAAAGCAAGATAAGCAACAATAGTTAAACTCGATAAAACTGCAAAGACTTCCCAACTTAGCCAAGACTTAATCTTAGAATCCTTGGGCGATCGCAACCAAGTAAAAACTAGTGGCGCAAAAAGTAAAATACTAATGGCATCACCAATCCACCAATTAAAAAAAGCGCTTGGCAAATCATGCCAAGCTTTGCCCATAAAGGAAACGTAGGAAAGAATGCCGATACTTGCCTGAAATATAACGCCAGTAAATATAGCAGATAGGGAAAAAATGACAACATGACGAACTTGGCGGATGGGGTAGCTCGTGCGGGCAAATTTTAAAATCAGTGAGACCGTAATCAAGGCTCCAATAGTTGAACCAATGCTTGCTCCTAAAGGAGGCAGGATGATTGTAAATCCTCGCCTATGCAGGTTATAAATAAACGTCGCCAGAAAAACACCAAACCATCGCGATCGCCCCCAGACTAGTAATAGCCCGACAATAATTCCTGCTCCAGGCCAGAGAGGAGAAGGTGTAACAGGATTTTTGGGTATGCCATTAACCACGCCCCAAGATATTGCAAAATAGACCACAATAATGACGAAAATTTCAAGCCACCACCGAGGATTGTTGAATTCTAGACCGAGTTGAGCTAGATTTCGGTTTAATTTAGCTGTCATGGGGTTATGGATCATGGCAAATTGATGACTAAATACGTTCGGCAAGTTCTAGCCAACGCTCGGTGGATTGATCGATCGCCTCCGTGAGTTCTGCTAAACGGCTAGCGAGTTTCTGGACTTCTGTATGTCCACTAGGAGGATTGTGATAAAGTTTCTTTTCAATTTGCAGCTTTTCCTCTTCCATTTGTGGAATTTTCAATTCTAGCTCCTCATACTCTCGCTTCTCTTTATAAGACAGTTTTGAGACTTTGCGAGTATCAGGTTTTGGCGTAGCAATTTCAGTGGGAGTAACCTTTACAGGAATGGACTTTTGCTCTTTCGGAGCGCTAACCTGTTTCTCTTCTTC
The sequence above is drawn from the Pseudanabaena yagii GIHE-NHR1 genome and encodes:
- a CDS encoding ATP-binding protein; protein product: MTAKLNRNLAQLGLEFNNPRWWLEIFVIIVVYFAISWGVVNGIPKNPVTPSPLWPGAGIIVGLLLVWGRSRWFGVFLATFIYNLHRRGFTIILPPLGASIGSTIGALITVSLILKFARTSYPIRQVRHVVIFSLSAIFTGVIFQASIGILSYVSFMGKAWHDLPSAFFNWWIGDAISILLFAPLVFTWLRSPKDSKIKSWLSWEVFAVLSSLTIVAYLAFYNSQPIEYLLLPPLLWSAFRFGSKFTTTIVMIVSMTATIATANSIGVFYKPQVNGNSVLLLQIFMGVMAITTMSVLAIVAENDQANLRLQRANIDLEQRVIERTQELQQSEAKSRQLAAKAEAANQAKSAFIANMSHELRSPLNAVIGFSQLMLRTKELPKEHYENASIIYRSGDYLLTLINNILDLSKIEAGKSTLNPQNFDLYLLLDDIEDMLQLRATNAGLNFVFERDHDVPRYIYTDAIKLRQVLINLIGNAIKFTKVGGIFIHITNVKSADSDCILRFSVRDTGVGIATTELSELFVSFAQAQAGREKQEGTGLGLAISRKFVQLMGGDISVTSKVGKGTTFQFEIQAKLGQELANEQVGKRRALALAPNQPTYKILVVDDKPVNCQLLTKLLRPMGFEVKEASNGQEAIAIWDTWEPHLIWMDMRMPVMDGYEATKYIKSTTKGNATAVIALTASVLEEEKAVVLSTGCDDFLRKPFNEQIIFDTLAKHLGVEYIYETNPNYEHEMDISTEIPLTSDNLKIMPSKWLNQLYEASLEADKDLVMKLIGEISETETLLVRSLTKLVRNFQFEKLIDLVEPLLS